The Eubacteriaceae bacterium Marseille-Q4139 genome has a window encoding:
- a CDS encoding flavodoxin, with protein MDKIIVAFWTQTGNTGIMAEAIGKGIAEAGKEAEILDISSVSMDDLKAAPVFALGCPAMGDEVLEEGDMEPFVMEVETFASGKKIGLFGSYGWGDGQWMRDWEERMKNAGAVLVGGEGVIAHETPDDDALEACREFGKQLANA; from the coding sequence ATGGATAAAATTATCGTAGCATTCTGGACACAGACAGGAAACACGGGGATCATGGCGGAGGCCATCGGGAAGGGAATCGCGGAGGCCGGAAAGGAAGCCGAGATCCTTGATATTTCCTCGGTCAGCATGGACGATTTAAAGGCGGCGCCCGTCTTTGCCCTCGGCTGCCCGGCCATGGGGGATGAGGTGCTGGAGGAAGGCGATATGGAGCCCTTCGTCATGGAAGTGGAGACGTTTGCCTCCGGAAAGAAGATCGGCCTGTTCGGCTCCTACGGATGGGGCGACGGCCAGTGGATGCGGGACTGGGAAGAACGCATGAAGAACGCCGGCGCTGTGCTGGTGGGCGGGGAAGGCGTCATCGCCCACGAGACGCCGGACGACGATGCACTGGAGGCGTGCAGGGAGTTTGGAAAACAGCTTGCAAACGCATAA
- a CDS encoding methionyl aminopeptidase — MFRRIGKDDPCWCGSGKKYGECHMVFDQKIGRARFSGHEVPSHKIIKNPAQIEKIRESGKLNIAVLDYVAERIGAGVTTQEIDDWVYQFTTKHGGIPAPLHYEGFPKSVCTSVNSQVCHGIPSDDVVLKEGDIVNVDVSTILDGFFSDSSRMFMIGDVGPEKERLVRVAKEAVDKGLEKVKPWGYLGDMGQAVHEHAKKNGYTVVRDVGGHGVGLEFHEEPFVSYVSRKGTEMLMAPGMIFTIEPMVNMGTDGIYVDDGNGWTIYTEDGKPSAQWEIMVLVTEDGHEVLAY; from the coding sequence ATGTTTCGCAGAATTGGAAAAGATGATCCCTGCTGGTGCGGCAGCGGGAAAAAATACGGGGAGTGCCACATGGTTTTCGACCAGAAAATCGGGCGTGCCAGGTTTTCCGGCCATGAAGTGCCGTCCCATAAAATTATTAAAAACCCGGCGCAGATTGAAAAGATCCGGGAGAGCGGGAAATTAAACATTGCTGTGCTGGATTACGTGGCGGAGCGGATCGGCGCCGGCGTCACCACCCAGGAGATCGACGACTGGGTTTACCAGTTTACCACAAAGCACGGCGGGATCCCGGCGCCTCTCCACTATGAGGGCTTTCCGAAAAGCGTCTGCACGTCGGTCAATTCCCAGGTCTGCCACGGCATCCCGTCTGACGATGTGGTGTTAAAGGAAGGCGACATTGTCAACGTGGATGTCTCCACGATTCTGGACGGCTTTTTCTCCGACTCGTCGCGGATGTTCATGATCGGGGACGTGGGCCCGGAGAAGGAGCGGCTTGTGCGTGTGGCGAAGGAAGCTGTGGATAAAGGGCTTGAAAAAGTGAAGCCCTGGGGATATCTCGGCGACATGGGGCAGGCCGTCCATGAGCATGCGAAGAAAAACGGCTATACGGTGGTGCGGGATGTGGGCGGCCATGGCGTCGGCCTGGAGTTCCATGAGGAGCCGTTTGTCAGCTATGTGTCCAGAAAGGGGACGGAGATGTTAATGGCGCCGGGCATGATTTTTACCATCGAGCCCATGGTGAATATGGGGACGGACGGCATCTATGTGGACGACGGAAACGGCTGGACGATCTATACCGAGGACGGGAAGCCGTCGGCCCAGTGGGAGATCATGGTGCTTGTGACCGAGGACGGCCATGAGGTGCTGGCCTATTAA
- a CDS encoding metal-dependent transcriptional regulator gives MKIQESAENYLETILMLSQQQPYVRSIDVAMELGFSKASVSVAMKNLRENGYVQVDDSGHLSLTPQGLQIAETIYERHTMISGWLMKLGVSKETALEDACRMEHVISPESFQAIKNHINGQGTEK, from the coding sequence TTGAAAATACAGGAATCGGCTGAGAATTACTTAGAAACCATACTGATGCTGAGTCAGCAGCAGCCGTATGTCCGCTCCATTGACGTTGCCATGGAACTGGGGTTTTCCAAGGCCAGCGTCAGCGTCGCCATGAAAAACCTGAGAGAAAACGGCTATGTGCAGGTCGACGATTCCGGCCATCTCTCCCTGACGCCGCAGGGCCTTCAGATCGCGGAAACCATCTATGAACGCCATACCATGATTTCCGGCTGGCTCATGAAGCTGGGCGTCAGCAAAGAAACGGCCCTCGAAGATGCCTGCCGCATGGAACACGTCATCAGCCCGGAAAGCTTCCAGGCCATAAAAAACCATATTAACGGACAGGGAACGGAGAAATAG
- a CDS encoding DUF3793 family protein translates to MSDEAFRIMRGLDMRFLETQVALQCAPLLAGVKLSNLLNVGADKRSAVMALFAPTPVSCHVLYELDGRISVLLYREAEMEAHIKKDGVRELLEEWGYGGMELPEILRQVSGRYQKHMEGRGGFPHEIGLLLEYPEEDVKSFIRNEGRDFLYSGYWKVYGDLPKALETFAGYDRAREAVIRLAGSGNGIREILTSFTRQGCRAITI, encoded by the coding sequence ATGAGTGATGAGGCATTCCGCATCATGCGGGGACTGGATATGAGGTTTTTGGAAACCCAGGTGGCGCTCCAGTGCGCGCCGCTCCTTGCCGGTGTGAAGCTGTCGAACCTTTTGAATGTGGGGGCAGATAAGCGCAGCGCTGTCATGGCCTTGTTTGCGCCGACGCCGGTTTCCTGCCATGTGCTCTATGAGCTTGACGGGAGGATTTCCGTGCTGCTCTACCGGGAAGCGGAGATGGAAGCACATATAAAAAAGGACGGCGTGCGGGAGCTTTTAGAGGAGTGGGGCTACGGCGGCATGGAGCTTCCAGAAATCCTGCGGCAGGTTTCCGGCCGCTACCAGAAACACATGGAAGGCCGCGGCGGCTTTCCCCACGAGATCGGCCTGCTTCTGGAATATCCGGAGGAGGACGTAAAAAGCTTTATCCGGAACGAGGGAAGAGACTTCCTGTATTCGGGATACTGGAAGGTATATGGAGACCTTCCGAAAGCACTTGAAACCTTTGCCGGCTATGACCGGGCGAGGGAAGCCGTGATCCGGCTTGCCGGAAGCGGAAATGGAATCCGGGAAATCCTGACATCCTTTACAAGACAGGGATGCAGAGCAATAACCATATAG
- a CDS encoding DUF2325 domain-containing protein encodes MSVVIIGGHDRMVRQYKKICQDHKYKAKVFTQMRTGLDKQIGTPDLLILFTSTVSHKMIRCVLDEVDSSRTDIVRCHTSSGSALTEILEQRCC; translated from the coding sequence ATGAGTGTAGTTATCATCGGAGGCCATGACCGCATGGTCAGACAATATAAAAAAATATGCCAGGATCACAAATATAAGGCGAAGGTCTTCACCCAGATGAGGACGGGGCTCGACAAGCAGATCGGCACGCCGGATCTTCTGATCCTGTTCACCAGCACCGTATCCCACAAGATGATCCGCTGTGTGCTGGACGAGGTGGACAGCTCGAGAACCGACATTGTCCGCTGTCACACCAGCAGCGGCAGCGCGCTGACGGAGATTTTGGAACAGCGGTGCTGTTAA
- a CDS encoding orotate phosphoribosyltransferase, with the protein MEMKYEKIRAGGVDVPLKVVKGHFATNHAHTNYYVDLTTIKSRVSEAQEIARVLAQMYLYNMVVDTIVCIEGTEVIGTLLAEELTRSGFLSMNAHQTIYIIRPEYNSNSQLIFRENFYPMLAGKNVILLTSTVTTGLTVNKAIESIQYYGGILHVISAVFSSLDEVDGIPVKAVFGVKDVPDYQYTDYRDCPICKAGRKLDALINPYGYSKL; encoded by the coding sequence ATGGAGATGAAGTATGAGAAGATCAGAGCAGGCGGCGTTGACGTCCCGTTAAAGGTCGTAAAGGGACATTTTGCGACGAACCATGCCCACACAAACTACTATGTTGACCTGACAACCATCAAGAGCCGCGTCAGCGAGGCTCAGGAGATTGCCCGGGTGCTGGCGCAGATGTATCTCTACAACATGGTCGTGGACACCATCGTGTGCATCGAGGGCACGGAGGTCATCGGCACGCTTCTCGCCGAGGAGCTGACCAGGAGCGGATTTTTGTCCATGAATGCCCACCAGACTATTTACATCATCCGCCCCGAGTACAACAGCAACAGCCAGCTTATTTTCCGTGAGAATTTTTATCCGATGTTAGCCGGGAAAAACGTGATCCTTTTAACGTCCACGGTGACGACGGGCCTTACGGTCAACAAGGCCATTGAGAGCATCCAGTATTACGGCGGGATTCTGCATGTGATCTCTGCGGTATTCAGCAGCCTGGACGAAGTAGATGGAATCCCGGTGAAAGCCGTCTTCGGAGTGAAGGACGTCCCGGACTACCAGTACACCGATTACCGGGACTGCCCGATCTGCAAGGCGGGGAGGAAGCTGGATGCACTGATTAACCCCTACGGCTATTCCAAGCTGTAA
- the yaaA gene encoding peroxide stress protein YaaA — MKIIISPAKKMEECSDLFEPGGLPEFLSEAETLLSRLKAMTEPELKVLFKANDSITHENFLRFRSMELSRAQTPAVLAYVGIQYQYMAPKLFSYGQWEYVKEHLRILSGFYGILKPDDRVVPYRLEMQAKLPAGASGDLYGFWGRRLYEALIRDDRAPVIVNLASKEYSRSVEPYLEPGVRFVTCVFGVKSGGKVKVKATEAKMARGEMVRFMAEHGIEKEEELKGFSCLGYRFSEMESSRDTYVFLKETT; from the coding sequence ATGAAAATTATCATTTCACCTGCAAAAAAGATGGAAGAGTGCAGCGACCTGTTTGAGCCGGGCGGGCTCCCGGAGTTCCTTTCGGAGGCTGAGACGCTGCTTTCCCGTCTGAAGGCCATGACGGAGCCGGAGCTAAAAGTCCTTTTTAAGGCCAATGATTCCATCACCCATGAGAATTTCCTGCGGTTTCGCTCCATGGAGCTTTCCAGGGCCCAGACGCCGGCGGTTCTGGCCTATGTGGGGATCCAGTATCAGTACATGGCGCCGAAGCTGTTTTCCTATGGGCAGTGGGAGTATGTAAAGGAACACCTGCGGATTTTAAGCGGGTTCTACGGGATTTTAAAGCCGGACGACCGGGTTGTCCCCTACCGGCTGGAGATGCAGGCGAAGCTTCCGGCCGGGGCATCCGGGGATCTCTATGGCTTCTGGGGGAGGCGGCTTTATGAGGCTCTCATAAGAGACGACCGTGCGCCGGTCATTGTGAATCTGGCCTCGAAGGAGTACAGCCGCTCCGTGGAGCCGTATCTGGAGCCTGGAGTCCGGTTTGTTACCTGCGTATTCGGGGTAAAGTCCGGCGGGAAGGTGAAGGTAAAGGCGACGGAGGCCAAGATGGCGCGCGGCGAAATGGTGCGCTTCATGGCTGAACATGGAATCGAAAAGGAAGAGGAGTTAAAAGGGTTTTCCTGCCTGGGCTACCGGTTTTCCGAAATGGAATCGTCCAGGGATACCTACGTGTTTTTAAAGGAAACCACATAA